A single genomic interval of Lepisosteus oculatus isolate fLepOcu1 chromosome 12, fLepOcu1.hap2, whole genome shotgun sequence harbors:
- the LOC138242048 gene encoding amine sulfotransferase-like, translating to MASGSERIGPYLFRHKGYNFALGETTPEYIDSLQDFEIRDSDVFLVTYPKSGTVWTQQILCRLFEDECPEPYPTNLDRMPWLEYREGRPDYNLRPSPRLFASHLTPALLPRGLREKRAKVVYVMRNPKDAMVSYFYFSHVWAKLETPKSFEDFMEKYLNGDVGGSSWFGHVREWHASRGQFDILFLAYEDMVQDLKSAVRKIGAFLGRSLDDAAVDRVAEKAAFKTMRDDPRANYEFLPADLLLREKGGFLRKGTVGDWKNVFTVAQSERFDQVFQERMSDLPLKFTWEIKEQPVRN from the exons ATGGCGAGCGGGTCCGAGCGTATCGGCCCCTACCTGTTCCGCCACAAAGGCTACAACTTCGCCCTCGGAGAGACGACCCCCGAGTACATCGACTCCCTCCAGGACTTCGAAATCCGGGACAGCGACGTCTTCCTGGTCACTTACCCCAAGTCAG GCACAGTGTGGACCCAGCAGATCCTCTGTCGCCTGTTCGAGGACGAGTGTCCCGAGCCGTACCCCACCAACCTGGACCGCATGCCCTGGCTGGAGTACCGGGAGGGGCGCCCCGACTACAACCTCCGGCCCTCGCCCCGGCTCTTCGCCTCCCATCTCACCCCCGCCCTGCTGCCCCGGGGGCTGAGGGAGAAGAGGGCCAAG GTTGTGTATGTCATGCGGAACCCCAAAGATGCCATGGTGTCCTACTTCTACTTCTCCCACGTCTGGGCCAAGCTGGAGACTCCCAAGAGCTTTGAGGATTTCATGGAGAAGTACCTGAATGGAGATG TGGGAGGCTCGTCCTGGTTCGGTCACGTCCGAGAGTGGCACGCCAGCCGGGGGCAGTTCGACATCCTCTTCCTGGCGTACGAGGACATGGTGCAG gACCTGAAGTCGGCCGTGCGGAAGATCGGCGCCTTCCTGGGCAGGAGCCTGGACGACGCGGCCGTCGACAGGGTGGCGGAGAAGGCCGCCTTCAAAACCATGAGGGACGACCCCCGAGCGAACTACGAGTTCCTGCCCGCGGACCTCCTGCTCAGGGAGAAAGGCGGGTTCCTGCGCAAAG GTACAGTCGGGGACTGGAAGAACGTGTTCACCGTCGCCCAGAGCGAGCGATTCGACCAGGTCTTTCAAGAGAGGATGAGTGACCTGCCTCTGAAGTTCACCTGGGAAATTAAGGAGCAACCTGTCCGTAATTAA
- the eif3d gene encoding eukaryotic translation initiation factor 3 subunit D isoform X2, translating into MAKFHAPVIQDNPSGWGPCAVPDQFKDMPYQPFSKGDRLGKVADWTGATYQDKRYTNKYSSQFGGGSQYAYFHEEDETSFQLVDTAKTQKTAYQRNRMRFAQRNLRRDKDRRNMMQFNMQTLPKSAKQKERDRMRLQKKFQKQFGVRQKWDQKSQLKPRDSSVEVRSDWEVKEEMDFPRLMKMRYMEVADPVDVECCGALEYYDKAFDRVTTRNERPLKSIKRIFHTVTTTDDPVIRKLAKTQGNVFATDAILATLMCCTRSVYSWDIIVQRVGNKLFFDKRDNSDFDLLTVSETANEPPQDEGNSFNSPRNLAMEATYINHNFSQQCLRMGSEKYKFPNPNPFVEEDMDKSEVASVAYRYRRWKLGDDIDLMVRCEHDGVMTGANGEVSFINVKTLNEWDSRHCNGVDWRQKLDSQRGAVLATELKNNSYKLARWTCCAMLAGSEYLKLGYVSRYHVKDSARHVILGTQQFKPNEFASQINLSMENAWGILRCVIDICRKLDEGKYLILKDPNKQVIRIYSLPDGTFSSDEDEDEEEEEEDEEDEGQDEEN; encoded by the exons ATGGCGAAGTTCCACGCCCCGGTGATCCAGGATAACCCGAGCGGGTGGGGTCCGTGCGCAGTGCCGGACCAGTTCAAGGACATGCCCTACCAGCCCTTCAGCAAGGGGGACCGCCTGGGCAAG GTCGCCGACTGGACAGGAGCGACATACCAAGACAAAAGATACACAA ATAAGTACTCGTCGCAGTTTGGCGGCGGCAGCCAGTACGCCTACTTCCACGAGGAGGACGAGACCAGCTTCCAGCTGGTGGACACGGCCAAGACGCAGAAGACGGCCTACCAGAGGAACCGCATGAGGTTCGCGCAG AGGAATCTCCGCCGTGACAAGGACCGCAGGAACATGATGCAGTTCAACATGCAGACCCTGCCCAAGAGCGCCAAGCAGAAGGAGAG GGACCGCATGCGGCTGCAGAAGAAGTTTCAGAAGCAGTTCGGCGTGCGGCAGAAATGGGACCAGAAATCACAG CTGAAGCCCCGTGACTCCTCGGTGGAGGTCCGCAGCGACTGGGAGGTGAAGGAGGAGATGGACTTCCCCCGCCTCATGAAGATGAGATACATGGAGGTGGCCGACCCCGTCGACGT cGAGTGCTGCGGGGCCCTGGAGTACTACGACAAGGCGTTCGACCGCGTCACCACCCGGAACGAGAGGCCCCTGAAGAGCATCAAGAGGATCTTCCACACCGTCACCACCACCGACGACCCCGTCATCCGCAAG CTGGCGAAGACGCAGGGCAACGTCTTCGCCACGGACGCCATCCTGGCCACCCTGATGTGCTGCACCCGCTCCGTCTACTCCTGGGACATCATCGTCCAGAGGGTGGGCAACAAGCTCTTCTTCGACAAGAGGGACAACTCCGACTTCG ACCTGCTGACAGTGAGCGAGACGGCGAACGAGCCCCCCCAGGACGAGGGCAACTCCTTCAACTCTCCCCGCAACCTGGCCATGGAGGCCACCTACATCAACCACAACTTCTCCCAGCAGTGCCTGCGCATG GGATCGGAGAAGTACAAGTTCCCCAACCCCAACCCCTTCGTGGAGGAGGACATGGACAAGAGCGAGGTGGCTTCTGTAGCGTACAG GTACCGCCGGTGGAAGCTGGGCGACGACATCGACCTGATGGTCCGCTGCGAGCACGACGGGGTGATGACGGGGGCCAACGGGGAGGTGTCCTTCATCAACGTGAAGACCCTGAACGAGTGGGACTCCCGG CACTGCAACGGTGTGGACTGGCGTCAGAAGCTGGACTCCCAGAGGGGCGCGGTTCTGGCCACCGAGCTGAAGAACAACAGCTACAAGCTGGCCCGCTGGACCTGCTGCGCCATGCTGGCGGGGTCCGAGTACCTCAAACTGGG GTACGTGTCCCGGTACCACGTGAAGGACTCCGCCCGGCACGTGATCCTGGGCACCCAGCAGTTCAAGCCCAACGAGTTCGCCAGCCAGATCAACCTGAGCATGGAGAACGCCTGGGGCATCCTGCGCTGCGTCATCGACATCTGCCGCAAGCTGGACGAGGGCAAGTACCTCATCCTCAAGGACCCCAAcaag CAAGTGATCCGCATCTACAGCCTCCCCGACGGCACCTTCAGCTCCGACGAGGACgaggatgaggaggaggaggaggaggacgaggaggaTGAAGGTCAGG ATGAGGAAAACTGA
- the eif3d gene encoding eukaryotic translation initiation factor 3 subunit D isoform X3: MAKFHAPVIQDNPSGWGPCAVPDQFKDMPYQPFSKGDRLGKVADWTGATYQDKRYTNKYSSQFGGGSQYAYFHEEDETSFQLVDTAKTQKTAYQRNRMRFAQRNLRRDKDRRNMMQFNMQTLPKSAKQKERDRMRLQKKFQKQFGVRQKWDQKSQAQLKPRDSSVEVRSDWEVKEEMDFPRLMKMRYMEVADPVDVECCGALEYYDKAFDRVTTRNERPLKSIKRIFHTVTTTDDPVIRKLAKTQGNVFATDAILATLMCCTRSVYSWDIIVQRVGNKLFFDKRDNSDFDLLTVSETANEPPQDEGNSFNSPRNLAMEATYINHNFSQQCLRMGSEKYKFPNPNPFVEEDMDKSEVASVAYRYRRWKLGDDIDLMVRCEHDGVMTGANGEVSFINVKTLNEWDSRHCNGVDWRQKLDSQRGAVLATELKNNSYKLARWTCCAMLAGSEYLKLGYVSRYHVKDSARHVILGTQQFKPNEFASQINLSMENAWGILRCVIDICRKLDEGKYLILKDPNKQVIRIYSLPDGTFSSDEDEDEEEEEEDEEDEDEEN; the protein is encoded by the exons ATGGCGAAGTTCCACGCCCCGGTGATCCAGGATAACCCGAGCGGGTGGGGTCCGTGCGCAGTGCCGGACCAGTTCAAGGACATGCCCTACCAGCCCTTCAGCAAGGGGGACCGCCTGGGCAAG GTCGCCGACTGGACAGGAGCGACATACCAAGACAAAAGATACACAA ATAAGTACTCGTCGCAGTTTGGCGGCGGCAGCCAGTACGCCTACTTCCACGAGGAGGACGAGACCAGCTTCCAGCTGGTGGACACGGCCAAGACGCAGAAGACGGCCTACCAGAGGAACCGCATGAGGTTCGCGCAG AGGAATCTCCGCCGTGACAAGGACCGCAGGAACATGATGCAGTTCAACATGCAGACCCTGCCCAAGAGCGCCAAGCAGAAGGAGAG GGACCGCATGCGGCTGCAGAAGAAGTTTCAGAAGCAGTTCGGCGTGCGGCAGAAATGGGACCAGAAATCACAG GCACAGCTGAAGCCCCGTGACTCCTCGGTGGAGGTCCGCAGCGACTGGGAGGTGAAGGAGGAGATGGACTTCCCCCGCCTCATGAAGATGAGATACATGGAGGTGGCCGACCCCGTCGACGT cGAGTGCTGCGGGGCCCTGGAGTACTACGACAAGGCGTTCGACCGCGTCACCACCCGGAACGAGAGGCCCCTGAAGAGCATCAAGAGGATCTTCCACACCGTCACCACCACCGACGACCCCGTCATCCGCAAG CTGGCGAAGACGCAGGGCAACGTCTTCGCCACGGACGCCATCCTGGCCACCCTGATGTGCTGCACCCGCTCCGTCTACTCCTGGGACATCATCGTCCAGAGGGTGGGCAACAAGCTCTTCTTCGACAAGAGGGACAACTCCGACTTCG ACCTGCTGACAGTGAGCGAGACGGCGAACGAGCCCCCCCAGGACGAGGGCAACTCCTTCAACTCTCCCCGCAACCTGGCCATGGAGGCCACCTACATCAACCACAACTTCTCCCAGCAGTGCCTGCGCATG GGATCGGAGAAGTACAAGTTCCCCAACCCCAACCCCTTCGTGGAGGAGGACATGGACAAGAGCGAGGTGGCTTCTGTAGCGTACAG GTACCGCCGGTGGAAGCTGGGCGACGACATCGACCTGATGGTCCGCTGCGAGCACGACGGGGTGATGACGGGGGCCAACGGGGAGGTGTCCTTCATCAACGTGAAGACCCTGAACGAGTGGGACTCCCGG CACTGCAACGGTGTGGACTGGCGTCAGAAGCTGGACTCCCAGAGGGGCGCGGTTCTGGCCACCGAGCTGAAGAACAACAGCTACAAGCTGGCCCGCTGGACCTGCTGCGCCATGCTGGCGGGGTCCGAGTACCTCAAACTGGG GTACGTGTCCCGGTACCACGTGAAGGACTCCGCCCGGCACGTGATCCTGGGCACCCAGCAGTTCAAGCCCAACGAGTTCGCCAGCCAGATCAACCTGAGCATGGAGAACGCCTGGGGCATCCTGCGCTGCGTCATCGACATCTGCCGCAAGCTGGACGAGGGCAAGTACCTCATCCTCAAGGACCCCAAcaag CAAGTGATCCGCATCTACAGCCTCCCCGACGGCACCTTCAGCTCCGACGAGGACgaggatgaggaggaggaggaggaggacgaggaggaTGAAG ATGAGGAAAACTGA
- the eif3d gene encoding eukaryotic translation initiation factor 3 subunit D isoform X1, translating into MAKFHAPVIQDNPSGWGPCAVPDQFKDMPYQPFSKGDRLGKVADWTGATYQDKRYTNKYSSQFGGGSQYAYFHEEDETSFQLVDTAKTQKTAYQRNRMRFAQRNLRRDKDRRNMMQFNMQTLPKSAKQKERDRMRLQKKFQKQFGVRQKWDQKSQAQLKPRDSSVEVRSDWEVKEEMDFPRLMKMRYMEVADPVDVECCGALEYYDKAFDRVTTRNERPLKSIKRIFHTVTTTDDPVIRKLAKTQGNVFATDAILATLMCCTRSVYSWDIIVQRVGNKLFFDKRDNSDFDLLTVSETANEPPQDEGNSFNSPRNLAMEATYINHNFSQQCLRMGSEKYKFPNPNPFVEEDMDKSEVASVAYRYRRWKLGDDIDLMVRCEHDGVMTGANGEVSFINVKTLNEWDSRHCNGVDWRQKLDSQRGAVLATELKNNSYKLARWTCCAMLAGSEYLKLGYVSRYHVKDSARHVILGTQQFKPNEFASQINLSMENAWGILRCVIDICRKLDEGKYLILKDPNKQVIRIYSLPDGTFSSDEDEDEEEEEEDEEDEGQDEEN; encoded by the exons ATGGCGAAGTTCCACGCCCCGGTGATCCAGGATAACCCGAGCGGGTGGGGTCCGTGCGCAGTGCCGGACCAGTTCAAGGACATGCCCTACCAGCCCTTCAGCAAGGGGGACCGCCTGGGCAAG GTCGCCGACTGGACAGGAGCGACATACCAAGACAAAAGATACACAA ATAAGTACTCGTCGCAGTTTGGCGGCGGCAGCCAGTACGCCTACTTCCACGAGGAGGACGAGACCAGCTTCCAGCTGGTGGACACGGCCAAGACGCAGAAGACGGCCTACCAGAGGAACCGCATGAGGTTCGCGCAG AGGAATCTCCGCCGTGACAAGGACCGCAGGAACATGATGCAGTTCAACATGCAGACCCTGCCCAAGAGCGCCAAGCAGAAGGAGAG GGACCGCATGCGGCTGCAGAAGAAGTTTCAGAAGCAGTTCGGCGTGCGGCAGAAATGGGACCAGAAATCACAG GCACAGCTGAAGCCCCGTGACTCCTCGGTGGAGGTCCGCAGCGACTGGGAGGTGAAGGAGGAGATGGACTTCCCCCGCCTCATGAAGATGAGATACATGGAGGTGGCCGACCCCGTCGACGT cGAGTGCTGCGGGGCCCTGGAGTACTACGACAAGGCGTTCGACCGCGTCACCACCCGGAACGAGAGGCCCCTGAAGAGCATCAAGAGGATCTTCCACACCGTCACCACCACCGACGACCCCGTCATCCGCAAG CTGGCGAAGACGCAGGGCAACGTCTTCGCCACGGACGCCATCCTGGCCACCCTGATGTGCTGCACCCGCTCCGTCTACTCCTGGGACATCATCGTCCAGAGGGTGGGCAACAAGCTCTTCTTCGACAAGAGGGACAACTCCGACTTCG ACCTGCTGACAGTGAGCGAGACGGCGAACGAGCCCCCCCAGGACGAGGGCAACTCCTTCAACTCTCCCCGCAACCTGGCCATGGAGGCCACCTACATCAACCACAACTTCTCCCAGCAGTGCCTGCGCATG GGATCGGAGAAGTACAAGTTCCCCAACCCCAACCCCTTCGTGGAGGAGGACATGGACAAGAGCGAGGTGGCTTCTGTAGCGTACAG GTACCGCCGGTGGAAGCTGGGCGACGACATCGACCTGATGGTCCGCTGCGAGCACGACGGGGTGATGACGGGGGCCAACGGGGAGGTGTCCTTCATCAACGTGAAGACCCTGAACGAGTGGGACTCCCGG CACTGCAACGGTGTGGACTGGCGTCAGAAGCTGGACTCCCAGAGGGGCGCGGTTCTGGCCACCGAGCTGAAGAACAACAGCTACAAGCTGGCCCGCTGGACCTGCTGCGCCATGCTGGCGGGGTCCGAGTACCTCAAACTGGG GTACGTGTCCCGGTACCACGTGAAGGACTCCGCCCGGCACGTGATCCTGGGCACCCAGCAGTTCAAGCCCAACGAGTTCGCCAGCCAGATCAACCTGAGCATGGAGAACGCCTGGGGCATCCTGCGCTGCGTCATCGACATCTGCCGCAAGCTGGACGAGGGCAAGTACCTCATCCTCAAGGACCCCAAcaag CAAGTGATCCGCATCTACAGCCTCCCCGACGGCACCTTCAGCTCCGACGAGGACgaggatgaggaggaggaggaggaggacgaggaggaTGAAGGTCAGG ATGAGGAAAACTGA